One window of the Rhipicephalus sanguineus isolate Rsan-2018 chromosome 4, BIME_Rsan_1.4, whole genome shotgun sequence genome contains the following:
- the LOC119391848 gene encoding shematrin-like protein 2: protein MNALNLGLVISAVAATAMAGGLLGGYGLGYGGGYGGGFGGGFGGGLGGVGIGSSVALLHSGPGFAKVVAGPAFLVKTVHHVNKLHGGGAVIAHSGLGGGYGGGYGGGYGGGYGGYGLGYGFKG from the coding sequence AACCTTGGCCTTGTCATCAGTGCCGTTGCGGCTACAGCCATGGCTGGCGGATTGCTGGGCGGCTATGGCCTTGGCTATGGTGGAGGCTATGGTGGGGGATTTGGAGGAGGTTTCGGCGGAGGCCTCGGCGGCGTTGGCATTGGCAGCAGTGTGGCTCTCTTACACAGTGGTCCAGGCTTTGCGAAAGTTGTCGCTGGACCTGCATTCCTCGTGAAGACAGTTCATCACGTCAACAAGCTGCACGGAGGAGGAGCGGTCATTGCGCACTCTGGCTTGGGAGGCGGTTACGGCGGCGGATACGGAGGCGGATACGGAGGCGGATACGGCGGCTACGGTCTCGGCTATGGCTTCAAGGGATGA